The Bdellovibrionales bacterium sequence GGAGGTCGTCCGTCTTATGGAAGATTTGAAACAGAAAAGGAAGAGCGGAGTCTATTTCTTGCCACTTTCTGAACGGTCAGGTGCTTTATGAGAATGAGAGCTTGGCGTATTTTGATGTATTTTCTGTTTGCTCCATTGGCTCAGGCCGAAAATCTGGATTTGGAAAAATCGTTTCAGATTGAATACTCATATTTGATCTCTCAGAGAGAGGCTCTGTTGCGTCAGAAAAAAATGATGGAGAAGAAATTTGACGAGCGAATTAGCTTGGTGAAGAATCAGTTGGATATGGCCCAAAAGGAATTGGCCAAATGACCGTAAAAAATGATGATGAGTTTGAGGCTTTGGCGATTGGATAAAAAAGACGACCCTCCAGAGGGGAGACCTCGTTTGAAGCGATCTACCGAAAATCAATAAAAGTATTAACTGAAGCTGAAAGGTCTCTTCGCTTTCAGGAAAGGCAGGAGAAGGCAGAAGTTATCGCTCCGACGGGCCTGGCGTTGCAAATTTAAGTCCGATCTTTTCTCGATCAAAGAAGTTGTTGGAAGCTTTGGCGAGTTCAGAGAGATTCTCGGGCTATTATCTGGACGAGCAAGATACTCTTCGGAGAGGAGAGGTGACAAGACTCGGGCAGGTTACTGCCTTCTTGAGCGGACAACATGGAATGACAATGCTGGGCCCCAGCGGTAACGGTACTTTGAAGGCACTCAATAGATCCACCGACAGTTTCTATCTTTTTGATAATTTATGAGGCGGCTCAGTTTAAACTTCCGGGGACATGGGTTGAACGTCTGACTGACTCAGGTCCAGCTTTATTTTTGTTAATGATGTTAGGAGTGGTGGCTGGTCTCTTCTTTGTATTGGTAAAAATATAGCCAATGGGAAAGTTAGTTTACTTTCTTATAGTTGTGGGGTTTTTTGTAATGTCGCTAGGGCTTATATCCAATTTTTTTTGCACTCGATCCGAGACAACTGCGATCGCCTGCATCTGCGGGGCCAAAGCCAGTTCCAATTAAGATCGCTGAAGCTAAAAGGAAGCTTCCTCCGCGTGAAGTGCAAGCCAATTTGGAAAAATCGCTACAGCTTTGGCACCAGAGTCATCTCGTGTTTCGCTCAAGGAATTGGGAGGAGTTGGTTTCGGCGGCTCGGGAACGGGATTGGCCATTGGCGGATCAGGAGGTTTTTCGCACTGGCGTAGCTGATATTGTCAATGAACGCGGAGCGATGACCGCTCGCCACGGGTGCTCTCTGCAATCCTCCCGAATATCCACCTCTGGCTCGGAAAAGGCCTATCTGGATTTGTTGTCTTAAAGATCTACGTGGATAGGAGTGGTATCGTGGAAGATGTGAAGATCGCAGAAAGTGTGCCCGGGGGAATCTTTGATCAGGCCGCAATACTGGCCGTGCGAGCTTGGAAATTCGATCCAGCGATAAAGAATGGACAAGTGGTGGCTGAATGGGCCACACAAAAGGTGAAGTTCGAATTGAATTGAATTGATTTGAGGAAAACATGATTGAATTTCTAATAGCAATATTTCTTGGATGCAGCCCTTCCGTTGCGGCGGTAGTGGAGCCTCTTTATGACGAGTTGAGCGAACTAGATCTCGTTGAAGTTCTCATTCGAGACGATAAGTTGGATTTAGCTCAACAGGAGTTGGAGGAAACCGCAATCAAGCCGCTATTGGATTCTTCGCGGCCATCTTGAAATGGCGAGAAAAATTTTCTCAAGGCTTGTATAGCTATCAGAAATCTGATCCCTCAGAGGAGAGAAGTTTGTTCTTGGCGAGATCCTCGTATGAACTTCAGAAATATGAAGATTGTCGAGAACAATATCGGCAAAGTGGTCGTTTGTGGAAGAAATCCGAAGAGGACATCATTGCCAAATCAAAGTGTGAGTTTCAAACTAATTTTGGCAAGAGGCCTTGGACTCATTGGTGCAAGGAGAGGTGGTATTTAAATCATTTTCTCTAAAGAGAGAGCATGTGGCTCTTCTTTTAGATCTAGGTTTAAATCAGCTCGCTTTGAGCCTCGCGACATCTGAACTTGGCTCTGTTCGGAGCAGTGAGCTGCTCTCTTTGGCCCAACTTTTCTCTGAGAAGAAGGCAACCAAAGAAAATCTCGCCTTTGTCGAATATGCGCGTGCGATGGCCCCGAGGGATATTGAGATCCAAGTCCTGTCAGCGCAGCTTGCCTTTCAAAACGGACAGCTTCGCACCACTCTTGATAGCCTGATCCGATCGGCCGCATTGAGTCCACGGTACCAATTTCATGTTGCAGAACTTTATCGGGAAATGGGTAAATTTGAGCGAGCCACATTTCATTCTCAGTTTATTCAAGACTCAAAAGAACGCCTTCGCTCACGCATGGCAATTTACTTAGATCAAAAAAACTACTCTCTGGTTGCTTCGATGGATTCTCTTATGGGCCGCGAGGCAGGATCTGGTGATGACGAGGCTCGATATGCCGTGGCCTATGCTCTATTTGCTCAGGGCAACTTCGACCGCTCGTTCACCTATCTGAATTCAATTCGTCAGAGCAGCTTGATCGAAAAAACCAGTCAGCTAAAAAAGACTCTGAAAGAGGCCCGCGATGGTTTGGATCTTTAGGGCGCAAGGTTTCTTTCGAGATCAATACAATTTGTCCTAAATATTTGATCACTGTGAGAATATCGGAGT is a genomic window containing:
- a CDS encoding energy transducer TonB, encoding MLSAILPNIHLWLGKGLSGFVVLKIYVDRSGIVEDVKIAESVPGGIFDQAAILAVRAWKFDPAIKNGQVVAEWATQKVKFELN